Proteins from one Streptomyces roseifaciens genomic window:
- a CDS encoding secondary thiamine-phosphate synthase enzyme YjbQ, giving the protein MADIHGTFRTHVLDIATGSSETVYDLTHECEAFLREAAAGRDGLLNVFVPHATAGVAVLETGSGSDEDLLSALHDLLPADDRWRHRHGSRGHGRDHVLPALVPPHATLPVIGGRLELGTWQSVCLVDTNRDNPDRQVRLTFLG; this is encoded by the coding sequence ATGGCAGACATCCATGGCACCTTCCGCACGCACGTCCTCGACATCGCCACCGGCTCCTCGGAGACGGTGTACGACCTCACCCACGAGTGTGAGGCCTTCCTGCGCGAGGCGGCCGCCGGCCGCGACGGACTGCTCAACGTCTTCGTCCCGCACGCGACGGCCGGCGTGGCCGTACTGGAGACCGGCTCCGGCAGCGACGAGGACCTGCTGTCCGCCCTCCACGACCTGCTGCCGGCGGACGACCGCTGGCGCCACCGCCACGGCAGCCGCGGCCACGGGCGGGACCACGTGCTGCCCGCCCTCGTGCCCCCGCACGCGACGCTGCCGGTCATCGGCGGGCGGCTGGAGCTGGGCACCTGGCAGTCGGTGTGCCTCGTCGACACCAACAGGGACAACCCCGACCGCCAGGTGCGGCTGACGTTCCTCGGCTGA
- a CDS encoding lactate utilization protein B, with protein sequence MTGTYLGMPSFPRAADASTRDHRLRANLRRATHTIRAKRDRAVAELDDWVQLRAAGAAVKDRTLRHLDHYLVQLEESVTRAGGTVHWAADAAEANRIVTGLVLATGEREVVKVKSMATQETGLNGALAAAGIRAYETDLAELIVQLGDDLPSHILVPAIHRNRAEIRDIFRRRMAEWGLPAPEGLTDRPADLAEAARLHLREKFLRAKVAVSGANFAVAETGTLVVVESEGNGRMCLTLPETLISVVGIEKVVPTWRDLEIFLQLLPRSSTAERMNPYTSMWTGTTDGDGPRAFHLVLLDNGRTDTLADTTGRQALRCIRCSACLNVCPVYERAGGHAYGSPYPGPIGAVLTPQLRGLASPLEESLPYASSLCGACFEACPVAIDIPEVLVHLRERVVEGGTVTLRGTRTVIKPAKRHATERTVMRAAGWAFDHPRVLRRGQRLLARTRGLHPGRLPGPGRAWSDARDLPEVPPESFRDWWARTRGGSGRKGEPS encoded by the coding sequence GTGACCGGCACCTACCTGGGGATGCCCTCCTTCCCGCGCGCCGCCGACGCCTCGACCCGTGACCACCGCCTGCGCGCCAACCTCCGGCGCGCCACCCACACCATTCGCGCCAAACGCGACCGGGCCGTGGCGGAGCTGGACGACTGGGTGCAGCTGCGGGCCGCCGGCGCCGCGGTCAAGGACCGGACGCTGCGCCACCTCGACCACTACCTCGTCCAGCTGGAGGAGTCGGTGACCCGGGCCGGCGGCACGGTCCACTGGGCGGCCGACGCCGCCGAGGCCAATCGCATCGTCACCGGTCTGGTCCTGGCCACCGGCGAACGCGAGGTGGTCAAGGTCAAGTCGATGGCCACGCAGGAGACCGGTCTCAACGGCGCCCTCGCGGCGGCCGGTATCCGGGCGTACGAGACCGACCTCGCCGAACTGATCGTGCAGCTGGGCGACGACCTTCCCTCGCACATCCTGGTGCCCGCCATCCACCGCAACCGCGCCGAGATCCGCGACATCTTCCGCCGGCGGATGGCCGAATGGGGGCTCCCGGCTCCCGAGGGGCTGACCGACCGGCCCGCCGATCTTGCCGAGGCCGCGCGGCTGCACCTGCGGGAGAAGTTCCTGCGGGCCAAGGTGGCCGTCTCCGGGGCCAACTTCGCAGTGGCGGAGACCGGAACGCTGGTCGTGGTCGAGTCCGAGGGCAACGGCCGGATGTGCCTCACCCTCCCGGAGACCCTGATCTCGGTGGTCGGGATCGAGAAGGTCGTGCCCACCTGGCGCGACCTGGAGATCTTCCTCCAGCTGCTGCCGCGCTCGTCGACGGCGGAGCGGATGAACCCGTACACCTCGATGTGGACGGGCACCACCGACGGCGACGGCCCCCGCGCCTTCCACCTGGTGCTGCTCGACAACGGCCGCACCGACACCCTCGCGGACACGACCGGCCGCCAGGCCCTGCGCTGCATCCGCTGCTCGGCCTGCCTGAACGTCTGCCCCGTGTACGAGCGGGCCGGTGGCCATGCGTACGGATCGCCGTATCCGGGACCCATCGGTGCCGTCCTCACGCCCCAGCTCCGCGGCCTCGCCTCACCCCTGGAGGAGTCGCTCCCGTACGCATCCTCACTGTGCGGTGCCTGTTTCGAGGCGTGCCCGGTGGCCATCGACATCCCCGAAGTCCTCGTCCATCTGCGGGAGAGGGTCGTGGAAGGGGGCACCGTGACGCTCCGTGGCACGCGCACCGTCATCAAGCCCGCGAAGCGGCACGCCACCGAGCGCACCGTGATGCGTGCCGCAGGCTGGGCCTTCGACCACCCCCGTGTCCTGCGTCGGGGCCAGCGGCTGCTGGCCCGGACCCGTGGGCTGCACCCCGGGCGGCTGCCGGGGCCGGGCCGCGCCTGGTCGGACGCGCGAGACCTGCCGGAGGTGCCGCCCGAGTCCTTCCGCGACTGGTGGGCCCGCACCCGCGGCGGCTCCGGCCGGAAAGGAGAGCCGTCATGA
- a CDS encoding ABC transporter ATP-binding protein → MTDGPTAVSVTDLEICIPGGPALLAKTSLGLRRGRITALTGPSGSGKSTLLRAVIGDLSDGARVSSGTVEVLGHDVLALSAERLRHLRRHHVAYVGQDPGSALDPRMRVRRLVAETAADPSPRAVRDLLAECRLPVGDGLPDRRPGALSGGQQRRVALARALARRPDVLLLDEPTAGLDTALRDEISDLLIRLAATRHIAVVLACHDPGLVDRCADDVVDLGTAAARRAARPGGPGKGSAADAALRTSTSASGGTPGEALTESLAETSAESSAGSLPGAPAESPAAAPVSASPPRGDATGSLLAAQDVTVAFTQHGRTHRALDGAGFSAAPGSSTGIIGPSGSGKTTLLRVLAGLQQPDAGVLSFDGRPLPAGARRRSRAQQRRIQLIPQNPLGALNPARTVGATLARPLRLHRAAPKPEIAGRVAELLHDVGLPADFAGRYPHELSGGQRQRVSIARALAPDPDVLLCDEVTSALDPRTAAAVMDLLTRLRSERRLTLVVVSHELHLVAACTETVHVLEAGRVTGTGSSRHLLRAAGAPPMAQ, encoded by the coding sequence ATGACCGACGGCCCGACCGCGGTGAGCGTCACCGACCTGGAGATATGCATACCCGGCGGCCCCGCCCTGCTGGCCAAGACCAGTCTCGGCCTCCGGCGCGGCCGCATCACCGCCCTCACCGGCCCCTCCGGCTCCGGAAAGTCCACCCTGCTGCGCGCAGTCATCGGCGACCTGTCCGACGGCGCCCGCGTCTCGTCGGGAACGGTCGAGGTCCTCGGCCACGACGTCCTCGCCCTCTCCGCGGAACGGCTCAGGCACCTGCGGCGCCACCACGTCGCCTACGTCGGCCAGGACCCCGGCTCCGCCCTCGACCCCCGCATGCGGGTCCGCCGGCTCGTGGCCGAGACCGCCGCGGACCCCTCACCCCGGGCCGTACGGGACCTGCTCGCCGAGTGCCGCCTGCCGGTCGGCGACGGACTGCCCGACCGCCGCCCGGGAGCCCTCTCCGGCGGACAGCAGCGCAGGGTGGCCCTGGCCCGCGCCCTCGCCCGCCGCCCCGACGTCCTCCTGCTGGACGAGCCCACTGCAGGGCTCGACACCGCCTTGCGCGACGAGATCTCGGACCTCCTGATCCGGCTCGCCGCCACCCGGCACATCGCGGTCGTCCTCGCCTGCCACGACCCCGGACTCGTCGACCGTTGCGCCGACGACGTCGTCGACCTCGGCACGGCGGCGGCGCGCCGGGCGGCGCGACCGGGCGGGCCGGGGAAGGGTTCGGCGGCGGATGCGGCCCTCAGGACGTCGACAAGCGCATCGGGCGGCACGCCTGGGGAGGCGTTGACGGAGTCGTTGGCGGAGACGTCGGCGGAGTCGTCCGCAGGGTCGTTGCCGGGGGCTCCCGCGGAGTCGCCGGCGGCCGCTCCCGTCAGCGCGTCGCCTCCCCGGGGCGACGCGACCGGCTCCCTGCTGGCCGCCCAGGACGTCACCGTGGCGTTCACCCAGCACGGACGGACGCACCGGGCCCTGGACGGGGCCGGCTTCTCGGCGGCCCCGGGCAGCTCCACCGGCATCATCGGCCCCTCCGGTTCCGGCAAGACCACCTTGCTGCGCGTGCTCGCCGGGCTGCAGCAACCGGACGCCGGCGTCCTCTCCTTCGACGGGCGGCCCTTGCCCGCCGGGGCGCGCCGCCGCAGCCGCGCGCAGCAGCGCCGCATCCAGCTGATCCCCCAGAACCCGCTCGGGGCCCTCAACCCGGCCCGCACCGTGGGCGCCACGCTCGCCCGCCCCCTCCGCCTCCACCGGGCCGCACCGAAGCCGGAGATCGCCGGCAGGGTGGCCGAGCTCCTCCACGACGTCGGTCTGCCGGCCGACTTCGCCGGCCGCTACCCCCACGAGCTCTCCGGCGGGCAGCGCCAGCGCGTCTCCATCGCCCGCGCCCTGGCCCCCGACCCGGACGTGCTGCTGTGCGACGAGGTCACCTCCGCCCTCGACCCCCGCACCGCGGCCGCCGTCATGGACCTCCTCACCCGGCTCAGGAGCGAGCGCAGGCTGACGCTCGTCGTGGTCAGCCACGAGCTCCACCTCGTCGCAGCCTGCACCGAGACCGTCCACGTCCTCGAAGCGGGCCGGGTCACCGGGACGGGATCGAGCCGGCACCTGCTCCGGGCGGCCGGCGCTCCTCCAATGGCTCAATGA
- a CDS encoding NAD(P)-binding domain-containing protein, giving the protein MNNLVVRETEVVVVGAGQAGLAAAYHLRRAGYEPDRDFVVLDHSPRPGGAWQFRWPSLTYGKVHGMHALPGMELTGADGSRPSSAVIGGYFADYERAFDLRVHRPVDVRAVREGQDGRLTVESSEGLWSARALINATGTWDRPFWPRYPGQETFRGRQLHTAHYPGPQEFAGQRVVVVGGGTSAVQHLLEVSEVAAGTTWVTRRPPVFREGPFDQEWGRAAVARVEERVRQGLPPQSVVSVTGLPMTEAMERARAAGVLAPRPMFDRVTPTGVEWEDGSAVDADVILWATGFRAAVDHLAPLKLREPGGGIRMEGTRAARDPRVHLVGYGPSASTIGANRAGRAAVREIRALLGSSQPRVPAAV; this is encoded by the coding sequence ATGAACAATCTTGTGGTGCGTGAGACCGAGGTCGTGGTGGTAGGCGCCGGGCAGGCGGGCCTGGCCGCCGCCTACCACCTGCGCCGTGCGGGGTACGAGCCGGACCGGGACTTCGTCGTCCTGGACCACTCCCCGCGCCCGGGCGGCGCCTGGCAGTTCCGCTGGCCGTCGCTCACCTACGGCAAGGTGCACGGGATGCACGCCCTGCCCGGCATGGAGCTGACGGGGGCCGACGGCTCACGGCCCTCGTCCGCGGTGATCGGCGGCTATTTCGCCGACTACGAGCGCGCCTTCGACCTGCGCGTACACCGCCCGGTCGACGTCCGCGCGGTACGGGAGGGGCAGGACGGACGGCTGACGGTCGAGAGCTCCGAGGGCTTGTGGTCGGCCCGGGCCCTGATCAACGCGACCGGCACCTGGGACCGCCCCTTCTGGCCCCGCTACCCCGGCCAGGAGACCTTCCGCGGCCGCCAGCTGCACACGGCGCACTACCCCGGACCGCAGGAGTTCGCCGGGCAGCGCGTCGTCGTGGTCGGCGGCGGCACCTCCGCGGTGCAGCACCTGCTGGAGGTCTCCGAGGTGGCGGCCGGGACGACCTGGGTGACGCGCCGGCCCCCGGTCTTCCGCGAGGGCCCGTTCGACCAGGAGTGGGGGCGCGCCGCGGTGGCCCGCGTCGAGGAGCGGGTCCGGCAGGGCCTGCCCCCGCAGAGCGTCGTCTCCGTGACCGGGCTGCCCATGACGGAGGCCATGGAGCGGGCGCGCGCCGCCGGCGTCCTGGCCCCGCGGCCCATGTTCGACCGCGTCACCCCCACCGGCGTGGAGTGGGAGGACGGCAGCGCCGTCGACGCCGACGTCATCCTCTGGGCCACCGGCTTCCGGGCCGCCGTCGACCACCTCGCCCCCCTGAAGCTGCGCGAGCCCGGCGGCGGCATCCGCATGGAAGGCACACGCGCAGCGCGGGACCCCCGGGTGCACCTCGTCGGCTACGGGCCCTCCGCCAGCACCATCGGCGCGAACCGTGCGGGCCGCGCGGCCGTACGGGAGATCCGCGCCCTGCTCGGTTCTTCACAGCCGCGGGTCCCTGCGGCAGTATGA
- a CDS encoding D-alanyl-D-alanine carboxypeptidase family protein gives MERSGRPVRRWGAAAVASAAAVAVVLPATGAEAASGPSVSAKGAFLLDGNRNRQLWGKDADTKRQMASTTKVMTAVTVLDTKGVDLDKKVTIKQSYRDYVARNGASTADLRTGDKMTVRQLLYGLMLPSGCDAAYALADTFGSGSTEAARTKSFISKMNKKAADLGMKNTKYDSFDGISRAGANYTTPRDSAQLARHALGNSTFKTVVRTTATRQKAANVNRTYYWDNTNKLLGSYKGAIGIKTGTGTAAGACLVFAAERNGRTVVGVILNDGANRYPDAVKMLDWAYRTKTSVKLRQLPESAQQD, from the coding sequence ATGGAGCGATCCGGAAGACCGGTCCGCCGCTGGGGCGCGGCCGCGGTCGCATCGGCCGCGGCGGTCGCCGTCGTCCTCCCGGCGACGGGCGCGGAGGCCGCGAGCGGCCCGTCGGTCAGCGCAAAGGGCGCGTTCCTGCTCGACGGCAACCGCAACCGCCAGCTGTGGGGGAAGGACGCCGACACCAAGCGGCAGATGGCCAGCACCACCAAGGTCATGACCGCGGTGACCGTCCTGGACACCAAGGGCGTGGACCTCGACAAGAAGGTCACCATCAAGCAGTCGTACCGCGACTACGTCGCGCGGAACGGCGCCAGCACCGCCGATCTGCGCACGGGCGACAAGATGACCGTACGTCAGCTGCTGTACGGCCTCATGCTGCCGTCGGGCTGTGACGCCGCCTACGCGCTCGCCGACACCTTCGGCAGCGGCAGTACCGAGGCCGCGCGGACGAAGTCGTTCATCTCCAAGATGAACAAGAAGGCCGCCGACCTCGGGATGAAGAACACCAAGTACGACTCGTTCGACGGCATATCGAGGGCCGGGGCCAACTACACGACCCCGCGCGACTCGGCGCAGCTGGCCCGGCACGCCCTGGGCAACAGCACGTTCAAGACGGTCGTCCGGACGACGGCGACCCGCCAGAAGGCGGCGAACGTCAACCGCACGTACTACTGGGACAACACCAACAAGCTGCTCGGCTCGTACAAGGGCGCGATCGGCATCAAGACCGGCACCGGCACGGCGGCCGGCGCCTGTCTGGTCTTCGCCGCCGAGCGCAACGGCCGCACGGTGGTGGGTGTCATCCTCAACGACGGCGCCAACCGCTACCCGGACGCCGTGAAGATGCTGGACTGGGCCTACCGGACCAAGACCAGCGTGAAGCTGCGGCAGCTGCCCGAGTCGGCACAGCAGGACTGA
- a CDS encoding (Fe-S)-binding protein encodes MRVGLFVTCVNDTLYPRTGRAVVTLLERLGVQVDFPAEQSCCGQPLFNTGYRHRTEPLLRRYAAAFRDHDYIVTPSGSCAAMVRDNYPRIAAKATAEGRPGAVPAAVAEAAARTYELTEFLVDVLGVTDVGAYYPHTVTYHPTCHGLRVLGLGDRPQRLLERVEGLDLRELPGAEECCGFGGTFAVKNPAVSAAMGTDKARAVTSTGARALCTVDNSCLMHIGGILAREGSPVTPVHIAEILAGSKEDGADGTPAGDGAGRGAAR; translated from the coding sequence ATGCGCGTGGGGCTGTTCGTGACGTGCGTCAACGACACGCTCTACCCGCGGACCGGCCGGGCGGTCGTCACCCTCCTCGAACGGCTCGGCGTGCAGGTCGACTTCCCCGCCGAACAGAGCTGCTGCGGCCAGCCCCTCTTCAACACCGGCTACCGGCACCGCACCGAACCGCTGCTGCGCCGCTACGCGGCCGCCTTCCGCGACCACGACTACATCGTCACCCCCTCCGGCTCCTGCGCAGCCATGGTCCGCGACAACTACCCCCGGATCGCCGCGAAGGCGACCGCCGAGGGGCGCCCCGGGGCGGTCCCGGCAGCGGTGGCGGAGGCGGCGGCCAGGACGTACGAACTGACGGAGTTCCTGGTCGATGTCCTCGGGGTGACCGACGTCGGCGCCTACTACCCGCACACCGTCACCTACCACCCCACCTGTCACGGGCTGCGGGTCCTCGGCCTCGGTGACCGGCCGCAGCGCCTCCTGGAACGCGTGGAGGGCCTGGACCTGCGCGAGCTGCCGGGAGCGGAGGAGTGCTGCGGCTTCGGCGGCACCTTCGCCGTGAAGAACCCGGCCGTCTCCGCCGCGATGGGCACCGACAAAGCGCGCGCCGTCACCTCGACCGGAGCACGCGCCCTGTGCACGGTCGACAACTCCTGCCTCATGCACATCGGCGGGATCCTCGCCCGCGAGGGTTCACCGGTCACCCCCGTGCACATCGCCGAGATCCTGGCCGGCAGCAAGGAGGACGGCGCCGACGGCACCCCTGCGGGCGACGGGGCCGGCCGGGGAGCCGCCCGGTGA
- a CDS encoding Lrp/AsnC family transcriptional regulator, whose product MAVDALDAKILRLLLEQPRTSVREYARVLGVARGTLQARLDRLEREGVITGTGPRLSAAALGHPVLAFVHIEVTQGHLDTVAEALADVPEIIEAFSITGGGDLMARVVARDAGHLEDVIQVLVQTPGVVRTRTEMVLRERVPYRVLPLVDAVGRAAQRGA is encoded by the coding sequence ATGGCCGTCGACGCACTGGACGCGAAGATCCTCCGGCTGCTCCTGGAGCAGCCCCGCACGAGCGTGCGCGAGTACGCGCGCGTGCTGGGCGTCGCCCGCGGCACGCTGCAGGCCCGGCTGGACCGGTTGGAGCGCGAGGGCGTGATCACGGGCACGGGTCCGCGCCTGTCCGCCGCGGCGCTGGGCCACCCCGTGCTGGCGTTCGTGCACATCGAGGTCACCCAGGGACACCTCGACACGGTCGCGGAGGCGCTCGCGGACGTCCCGGAGATCATCGAGGCGTTCTCGATCACCGGCGGCGGCGACCTGATGGCCCGGGTGGTCGCCCGGGACGCGGGGCACCTGGAGGACGTGATCCAGGTGCTGGTGCAGACGCCGGGGGTCGTGCGCACGCGCACGGAGATGGTGCTGCGCGAGCGGGTGCCGTACCGGGTCCTGCCTCTGGTGGACGCGGTGGGGCGCGCCGCGCAGCGGGGTGCGTGA